In Chryseobacterium gotjawalense, the following are encoded in one genomic region:
- a CDS encoding OmpA family protein, translating into MALNIIDLIKGQLGPALISQAASQYGESESGISKAISGLLPAVVGGMANNADKPGVLDAITGAASSGMLGNLLGGTSNSSLITTVLTAIFGDKIGGIVNAISSYSGVSNSTSSSLLNMVTGATLGSVGKYAADNNIGVSGITSLLHDQKGIVSSLLPAGLSLASLGVGNLFGGHEAETVKVTSYDQPKVEVNRGGNTNSHPAPSDNNNEGGSIWKWLLPLILLALAAWFLWKQYGKKPEPVTQNTEIAPIDSSMSTANDSAAVMMPQKEVTDIDLNGKMIKGYANGMEASMISFLKSDGYKNAADDAVLKDTWYNFDNVNFKIGSATELEPGSEGQIQNLAEILKAYPDAKIKVGGYTDITGDAAKNKELSQKRADFIKAELGKLGVTKQVVEAKGYGSEFAKVPATASDDERAVDRKMAVRFTK; encoded by the coding sequence ATGGCATTAAACATTATTGATCTTATTAAAGGGCAATTAGGTCCAGCGTTGATTTCACAAGCTGCCTCTCAATATGGAGAAAGCGAATCAGGAATTTCAAAAGCGATTAGTGGATTACTTCCAGCTGTAGTTGGTGGTATGGCTAATAATGCAGATAAACCAGGAGTTCTCGATGCAATTACAGGAGCAGCTTCAAGTGGTATGCTTGGTAATTTACTTGGTGGAACTTCAAACAGTTCTTTAATTACTACGGTATTAACCGCAATTTTTGGAGATAAAATTGGAGGTATTGTGAATGCGATATCCTCTTATTCCGGAGTCAGCAATTCAACATCTAGTTCTTTATTGAATATGGTTACAGGAGCGACTTTAGGTTCTGTAGGGAAATATGCGGCAGATAATAACATCGGCGTATCTGGAATTACCAGTTTGCTACATGATCAAAAAGGAATCGTTTCTTCATTACTTCCTGCCGGCCTTTCTTTAGCTTCATTAGGTGTAGGAAATCTTTTCGGCGGACATGAAGCAGAAACTGTAAAAGTAACTTCTTACGATCAACCAAAAGTAGAAGTCAACAGAGGCGGAAACACAAATTCCCATCCTGCGCCAAGTGACAATAACAATGAAGGAGGATCTATCTGGAAATGGTTATTACCTCTTATATTACTGGCTTTAGCAGCCTGGTTCCTTTGGAAACAATATGGTAAGAAACCTGAGCCTGTAACGCAAAACACGGAAATCGCTCCAATAGATTCATCAATGTCAACCGCTAATGACAGCGCAGCAGTAATGATGCCTCAAAAAGAAGTTACAGACATCGACTTAAACGGAAAAATGATTAAAGGTTATGCCAATGGAATGGAAGCATCAATGATCAGTTTCTTAAAATCTGACGGTTATAAAAACGCCGCAGATGATGCAGTATTAAAAGATACCTGGTATAATTTTGACAATGTAAACTTCAAAATTGGTTCTGCTACTGAATTGGAGCCAGGTTCTGAAGGACAAATCCAAAACTTAGCAGAAATCTTAAAAGCTTATCCTGATGCTAAAATAAAAGTGGGCGGTTATACTGATATAACTGGTGATGCTGCGAAAAATAAAGAGCTTTCTCAAAAAAGAGCTGATTTTATCAAAGCTGAACTTGGCAAATTAGGCGTAACTAAACAAGTTGTTGAAGCAAAAGGCTACGGAAGCGAATTCGCGAAAGTTCCTGCCACAGCTTCTGACGACGAAAGAGCTGTTGATAGAAAAATGGCCGTACGTTTTACAAAGTAA
- a CDS encoding THUMP domain-containing class I SAM-dependent RNA methyltransferase: protein MDTENLKIQIKTFFGLEEILAEEIRKLGGTNVEVKNRAVNCEGDLGFLYKINYSARTALKILVPVLTFKAWDENRFYDKLFDFPWDEYMTVDQSFAIDTTIYSERFSHSQFMAQKMKDAIVDFFKFKYNKRPSVDTQQPDIKLHLHIDRELVTISLDSSGDPLFKRGYRKEQGEAPLNEVLASGMLQLAGWDGKGNFLDPMCGSGTLLIEAAMIAMDLPAQTFRRRFGFQNWLNYDEELFKTIKEVRLNRVKEFTGKIVGYDIDSDMLHAARVNIEAAEMDDVIEVKHQDFFESKKELFPLMMVFNPPYDERIVINDDEFYAKIGDTFKKNYPNTLAWLISSDLDSLKRVGLRPSRKIKLFNGKLECRFMQYEMYEGTKKIHKLEGREGDS from the coding sequence ATGGATACAGAAAATTTAAAAATACAGATTAAAACGTTTTTCGGCCTCGAAGAAATTTTAGCAGAAGAAATCAGAAAACTCGGCGGAACAAATGTAGAAGTAAAAAACCGTGCGGTAAACTGCGAAGGCGATTTGGGCTTTCTTTACAAAATAAATTATTCCGCCCGAACGGCCTTGAAAATCTTAGTTCCGGTACTTACTTTCAAAGCCTGGGACGAAAACCGTTTCTACGACAAGCTTTTCGATTTTCCTTGGGATGAATATATGACAGTTGATCAGTCTTTTGCAATTGATACTACAATTTATTCCGAAAGATTTTCACATTCTCAGTTCATGGCTCAAAAAATGAAAGATGCGATCGTAGATTTCTTTAAATTCAAATACAACAAAAGACCGAGCGTTGATACGCAACAACCGGACATTAAATTACACCTTCATATCGACCGGGAATTGGTGACAATTTCGTTGGATTCTTCCGGCGATCCATTATTTAAAAGAGGATACCGAAAAGAACAGGGAGAAGCGCCATTGAATGAAGTGCTAGCTTCAGGAATGTTACAATTAGCGGGCTGGGACGGAAAAGGAAATTTCCTGGATCCAATGTGTGGTTCGGGAACATTATTGATTGAAGCCGCCATGATTGCTATGGATTTACCGGCGCAGACTTTCCGTAGAAGATTCGGTTTTCAAAACTGGTTGAATTATGACGAAGAATTATTCAAAACAATTAAAGAAGTCCGTCTTAATCGGGTAAAGGAATTCACCGGAAAAATCGTGGGTTACGATATCGATTCAGACATGCTTCATGCGGCAAGAGTCAATATCGAAGCTGCCGAAATGGATGATGTTATCGAAGTAAAACACCAGGATTTCTTTGAATCTAAAAAAGAATTATTTCCGCTGATGATGGTTTTCAATCCGCCTTATGATGAAAGAATTGTAATTAATGATGACGAGTTTTACGCTAAAATCGGAGATACCTTTAAGAAAAACTATCCAAATACTTTGGCTTGGCTAATTTCTTCAGATTTAGATTCATTGAAAAGAGTCGGATTGCGACCTTCGCGTAAAATTAAACTGTTTAACGGAAAACTGGAATGTCGTTTTATGCAGTACGAAATGTATGAAGGAACGAAGAAAATTCATAAACTGGAAGGGAGAGAAGGAGACAGTTAA
- a CDS encoding nucleotide exchange factor GrpE, whose translation MSDHKDIHEENLNPQDDFTQNSTEETTESVTTEPSSEDLLAEERDRYIRLFAEFENYKKRTAKEKMEFFQYANQDMMISMLDVLDDFERALKEIAKNGNEADLKGVELIYQKFKNKLSDKGLKAMTVNAGDDFNVDFHEAITQIPAPTPELKGKIVDVIESGYQLSDRVIRFAKVVTGN comes from the coding sequence ATGTCAGACCACAAAGATATTCACGAAGAAAACTTAAATCCACAAGACGATTTTACTCAAAACAGTACAGAAGAAACCACTGAAAGCGTGACAACAGAGCCGTCTTCAGAAGACCTTTTGGCAGAAGAAAGAGACCGCTATATCAGACTTTTTGCAGAATTCGAAAATTACAAGAAAAGAACAGCCAAAGAAAAAATGGAATTCTTTCAATATGCTAATCAAGACATGATGATTTCGATGTTGGATGTTCTGGATGATTTCGAACGTGCGCTAAAAGAAATTGCCAAAAATGGTAATGAAGCAGATTTGAAAGGAGTGGAACTTATCTACCAAAAATTTAAAAATAAACTGTCTGATAAAGGATTGAAAGCAATGACCGTAAATGCTGGTGACGATTTCAATGTTGATTTCCACGAAGCAATTACGCAAATCCCTGCGCCTACTCCAGAGTTAAAAGGTAAAATTGTAGACGTTATAGAATCGGGTTATCAGCTTTCTGACAGAGTAATCAGATTCGCAAAAGTGGTTACTGGAAACTAA
- a CDS encoding OmpP1/FadL family transporter, producing the protein MIKKSFIILGISAAYFVNAQDISTLRNTSEIYSNSSLNGTAKYNAMAGSMGALGGDFSVLNSNPAGIGVNIASEMSGTLAIQNSMNATSLAGKSIDYKVNRTDLGNVGGVMALKIDGLSPWKFVNIGVNYSSQSIEDYSETPGNSKVNFNLYNSDNQLVDNIAFAGHAYNRYGDLSKMSVAVGGNYDNRIYVGAGLNFHSAVIDQYDTAAFDSSVNNTTSFYNKQYTPFSETSNGFSASVGIIGKINPQFRVGAALETPTWWSIARVYKEYENPTDGTYSEDRNLSTPMKATLSAAFVPNKSFAINVDYSLGLTKPKYKVYGNAETELNNFFSDHSKNLSEVKVGAEYRINALRLRGGYGFATSPFDSVSISVFSDNGTAGNNSYDNLIVGKRSTVGAGIGYDFKSFYIDAAYQNLSSEYKSPFLRGYASNNTGYFSNDNVVETNSAIVSNVKNKRDNFFITLGWKF; encoded by the coding sequence ATGATTAAAAAGTCTTTTATAATTTTGGGTATTTCCGCAGCATATTTTGTGAATGCCCAAGATATTTCCACTCTTAGGAATACGTCAGAAATTTATTCTAATTCGTCTTTAAACGGAACAGCAAAATACAATGCAATGGCCGGATCTATGGGAGCTTTAGGTGGAGATTTTTCGGTATTAAACTCGAATCCTGCTGGAATTGGAGTGAATATTGCAAGTGAAATGTCAGGAACTTTAGCGATTCAAAACAGTATGAATGCAACTTCATTAGCAGGGAAATCAATCGATTATAAAGTGAATCGGACTGACCTCGGAAATGTGGGAGGTGTTATGGCATTAAAAATTGACGGCTTATCTCCCTGGAAATTTGTAAATATCGGAGTCAACTATTCCAGTCAGTCAATTGAAGATTATTCTGAAACGCCGGGTAACAGCAAAGTGAATTTCAATCTCTATAACAGCGATAATCAATTAGTTGATAATATAGCGTTTGCAGGGCATGCCTACAACCGATATGGTGATCTTTCGAAAATGAGCGTTGCAGTTGGCGGTAATTATGATAACAGGATTTATGTTGGTGCAGGTTTAAATTTTCACAGCGCAGTTATTGACCAGTACGATACCGCTGCATTTGATTCCAGCGTAAATAATACCACAAGTTTTTACAACAAACAATACACCCCATTTTCTGAAACCTCTAACGGTTTTTCTGCTTCCGTAGGGATTATTGGAAAAATAAATCCACAATTCAGAGTAGGCGCGGCTTTAGAAACACCAACCTGGTGGAGTATCGCCAGAGTTTATAAAGAATATGAAAACCCAACAGACGGAACTTATTCCGAGGATAGAAATCTTTCTACGCCGATGAAAGCGACTTTAAGTGCAGCTTTCGTTCCCAATAAAAGTTTTGCAATCAACGTAGACTATAGTTTAGGTTTAACCAAGCCAAAATATAAAGTCTATGGAAATGCTGAAACTGAATTGAATAACTTCTTCAGTGATCATTCTAAAAATTTATCTGAAGTAAAAGTAGGTGCCGAATACAGAATCAATGCTTTGCGTCTTAGAGGTGGATACGGTTTTGCCACAAGTCCTTTTGATTCCGTGAGTATTTCAGTGTTTTCAGATAATGGAACTGCAGGAAATAATTCTTATGATAATTTAATTGTAGGGAAAAGATCTACAGTTGGAGCAGGAATCGGCTATGATTTTAAATCATTCTATATCGATGCGGCTTATCAAAATTTGAGCTCAGAATATAAAAGTCCATTCTTAAGAGGTTATGCTTCTAATAATACGGGATATTTCTCTAACGATAATGTTGTTGAAACCAATTCAGCAATAGTTTCAAACGTAAAAAATAAGAGAGATAATTTCTTTATAACTCTCGGTTGGAAATTCTAA
- the proS gene encoding proline--tRNA ligase: MAKITSRAEDYSKWYNELVVQADLAENSGVRGCMVIKPYGYAIWEKMRDELDKKFKETGHQNAYFPLFIPKSYFEAEEQNAEGFAKECAVVTHYRLKTDPNNPKKLIVDPEAKLEEELIVRPTSEAIIWNTYKKWIQSYRDLPILINQWANVVRWEMRTRFFLRTAEFLWQEGHTAHATKEEAIEETEKMIHVYSDFVENFMGIPVIRGIKTASERFAGADETYCIEALMQDGKALQAGTSHFLGQNFGKAFDVKFTNKEGKIEHAWGTSWGTSTRLIGGLIMTHSDDLGLVLPPSLAPIQVVIVPIFKGEEQLNQINEVAFEIQEKLKAKGISVKYDNRTDNKPGWKFAEYELKGVPIRIAMGARDLENKTVEIARRDNLTKETQPLENIENYIDELLKTIQKDIFSKALNYRDSHITKVNSYDEFKKVLDEKGGFISAHWDGTAEEEEQIKNETKATIRCIPLNNELEDGISLITGKPSKQRVIFAKAY; this comes from the coding sequence ATGGCAAAAATTACTTCGAGAGCTGAAGATTATAGCAAATGGTATAATGAATTGGTTGTACAGGCTGATTTGGCAGAAAATTCCGGAGTCCGTGGCTGTATGGTTATTAAACCTTATGGTTATGCAATTTGGGAAAAAATGCGGGATGAACTTGATAAAAAATTCAAAGAAACAGGTCACCAAAATGCCTATTTTCCCCTTTTTATTCCGAAGAGTTATTTCGAAGCCGAAGAACAGAATGCAGAAGGATTTGCTAAAGAATGTGCAGTTGTAACCCATTACCGCCTGAAAACAGACCCTAATAATCCCAAGAAATTAATTGTCGATCCGGAGGCAAAATTAGAAGAAGAACTAATTGTCCGTCCAACATCCGAAGCTATTATCTGGAATACTTATAAAAAATGGATTCAGTCTTACCGAGATTTACCAATTTTAATAAATCAATGGGCTAATGTTGTTCGGTGGGAAATGAGAACACGTTTCTTCTTAAGAACAGCAGAATTCCTTTGGCAGGAAGGACATACCGCGCATGCGACCAAAGAAGAAGCCATTGAAGAAACTGAAAAAATGATCCATGTATATTCAGATTTCGTAGAAAATTTCATGGGCATTCCTGTGATTAGAGGAATTAAAACAGCTTCAGAAAGATTTGCAGGTGCAGATGAAACCTATTGTATAGAAGCTCTAATGCAGGATGGAAAAGCTCTGCAGGCCGGAACGTCACACTTTTTAGGACAGAATTTCGGTAAAGCATTTGATGTTAAATTTACCAATAAAGAAGGCAAAATCGAACATGCCTGGGGTACTTCGTGGGGAACTTCTACCCGATTAATCGGTGGTTTGATTATGACGCATTCTGATGATTTAGGCTTGGTACTTCCTCCAAGTTTAGCGCCAATTCAGGTGGTGATTGTTCCTATCTTTAAAGGTGAAGAACAATTAAACCAAATTAATGAAGTCGCATTTGAAATTCAGGAAAAATTAAAAGCCAAAGGCATTTCTGTGAAATATGATAACCGAACCGATAACAAACCGGGTTGGAAATTTGCAGAATATGAACTGAAGGGAGTACCAATCCGGATTGCAATGGGCGCCAGAGATTTAGAAAATAAAACGGTAGAAATAGCGCGTAGAGATAATTTAACTAAAGAAACACAACCTTTAGAGAACATTGAGAATTATATTGATGAATTATTAAAAACAATCCAAAAAGATATTTTCTCTAAAGCATTAAATTATAGAGACTCTCACATTACGAAGGTAAACTCTTATGACGAATTTAAAAAAGTACTTGATGAAAAAGGTGGATTTATTTCTGCGCACTGGGACGGTACCGCTGAAGAAGAGGAGCAAATTAAAAACGAAACAAAAGCCACAATCCGTTGCATTCCTTTGAATAATGAATTGGAAGATGGCATCTCTTTAATTACCGGAAAGCCTTCAAAACAAAGAGTGATTTTCGCAAAAGCCTACTAG
- a CDS encoding class I SAM-dependent methyltransferase: protein MAWFETWFDTPYYHILYKDRDFAEAENFITLLINNLNIPKDSKIIDLACGKGRHSVFLNKMGYQVLGLDLSRQSIEHNKQFENSDLKFEVHDMRAEIFPEISMEKADAVLNLFTSFGYFEDENDDRKVFQSISNVLKDDGYFVLDFLNAKWVENTLIKEDQTTKEGIDFTIKKKIEDQHVIKDIFFKDKGKNYHFFEKVKLHTLEEINGYALEFGFERVQIFGDYHLTEFNLESSPRCINVFKKKSHD from the coding sequence ATGGCATGGTTTGAAACTTGGTTTGATACTCCTTATTATCACATTCTTTATAAAGACAGAGATTTTGCAGAAGCAGAAAACTTCATCACTCTGTTAATCAACAACTTAAATATTCCGAAAGATTCGAAAATTATTGACTTGGCTTGCGGAAAAGGCAGGCATTCTGTTTTTTTGAACAAAATGGGTTATCAGGTTTTGGGTCTGGATTTATCTCGTCAGAGCATAGAACACAATAAACAGTTCGAAAATTCGGATTTAAAATTTGAAGTTCACGATATGCGTGCAGAAATTTTTCCTGAAATATCAATGGAAAAAGCTGATGCTGTTTTGAATCTTTTTACCAGTTTTGGCTATTTCGAAGATGAAAACGATGACCGAAAAGTTTTCCAATCAATCTCAAATGTTTTGAAAGACGACGGTTATTTTGTTTTGGATTTCCTGAATGCGAAATGGGTCGAAAATACTTTAATTAAAGAAGATCAAACAACGAAAGAAGGAATCGATTTTACAATTAAAAAGAAAATTGAAGATCAACACGTCATCAAAGACATCTTTTTTAAAGATAAAGGAAAGAATTATCATTTCTTCGAAAAAGTAAAACTGCATACTTTGGAAGAAATCAACGGTTATGCTCTGGAGTTTGGTTTTGAGCGGGTTCAAATTTTTGGTGATTACCATTTGACTGAATTTAATTTAGAAAGTTCCCCACGCTGCATTAATGTTTTTAAAAAGAAAAGCCACGACTAA
- a CDS encoding glycosyltransferase, translated as MNTISIIIAIYNRKDELFELLNSLSHQTDKDFEVIIVDDGSLINLRPTAELFNESLKIEFFRKENSGPGLSRNYGAKRAKNDWLVFVDSDVIVETDYIQNIKKNISEIPCDAFGGADKAHKGFNLMQKAISYSMTSVFTTGGIRGNKKAVTKFQPRSFNMGVRKSAFEKVGGFSEMRIGEDPDLSMRLWENGFTTAFFDDIGVYHKRRVDFGKFSTQVYQFGCARPILNQRHPKYTKISFAFPSFFLVGYFLGFIEYFFFQKGLILGFYGLYTFIVFFHALYKTRNISIAAMAIISTYIQMFSYGYGFLKSWILLNIFRQKPEEAFPLHFHKP; from the coding sequence TTGAATACCATCTCCATCATCATCGCTATCTACAATCGGAAAGACGAACTTTTCGAGCTCCTCAATTCCTTATCCCACCAAACCGATAAAGATTTTGAGGTCATCATTGTCGATGACGGTTCACTGATTAATTTACGGCCAACTGCCGAATTGTTCAATGAAAGTTTAAAGATTGAGTTTTTCCGGAAAGAAAATTCAGGTCCGGGATTGTCAAGAAATTACGGTGCAAAAAGAGCCAAAAATGACTGGCTCGTTTTCGTCGATTCCGACGTAATTGTCGAAACCGATTATATTCAAAATATTAAAAAGAACATTTCCGAGATTCCGTGCGACGCTTTTGGTGGCGCAGACAAAGCCCACAAAGGCTTTAATCTCATGCAGAAAGCCATTTCCTATTCCATGACTTCCGTTTTCACTACAGGCGGAATTCGTGGCAATAAGAAAGCGGTGACTAAATTTCAACCCCGAAGTTTCAATATGGGCGTTCGAAAATCGGCTTTCGAAAAGGTTGGTGGTTTTTCAGAAATGCGCATTGGTGAAGATCCCGATCTTTCGATGCGACTTTGGGAAAACGGCTTTACAACAGCGTTTTTCGATGATATTGGCGTTTATCATAAACGCCGGGTCGACTTTGGAAAATTCTCCACACAGGTCTATCAGTTTGGTTGTGCAAGACCGATTCTCAATCAGCGTCATCCGAAATACACTAAGATTTCCTTTGCCTTTCCATCGTTTTTTTTGGTGGGATATTTCCTCGGATTTATCGAGTATTTTTTCTTTCAAAAAGGACTTATTTTAGGTTTTTACGGACTTTACACGTTCATCGTTTTCTTCCACGCTTTATACAAAACCAGAAACATAAGCATTGCCGCAATGGCGATCATTTCTACATATATCCAAATGTTCTCGTACGGTTACGGCTTTCTGAAATCGTGGATTTTATTGAATATTTTCCGCCAAAAACCCGAAGAAGCATTTCCATTGCATTTTCATAAACCTTAA
- a CDS encoding prolyl-tRNA synthetase has translation MKKITYKNSIGLLKSKAVLAIFGSFILASCGTTMGGYSETDGIYYDPNKDTIPEGIVMNDGNHVGNYYDYQQTDNQNKYLNSENRNQRWQDSLNSDWGNFTGTETYYTDWGYPYGFYSGFGMSFGFGSPWGFGGYYNPWRFGYSSPFSGYYNPYYGYYNPYYSYSPYGYYSPYQYGYGGYNSYNAPRFNNKRSGSDGSGFRTGNTAVRPNNNQSSGFRNDNPRYNSQQNNTRYNSQQQQQNNNQPRYRTSPQPNSTPRQNNTPRQEAPTYNQPSRNNSDGGGFRSGNSGGGFNSGSSSSSSGSTRSSGGFRR, from the coding sequence ATGAAAAAAATTACTTATAAAAATTCAATTGGATTGCTGAAATCTAAAGCGGTTTTAGCAATATTCGGCAGTTTTATTTTAGCCTCTTGTGGTACGACAATGGGTGGTTATAGTGAGACTGACGGCATATATTACGATCCCAATAAAGATACCATTCCAGAGGGAATTGTGATGAACGACGGAAATCACGTGGGGAACTATTATGACTATCAGCAAACTGACAATCAAAACAAATATCTGAATTCCGAAAACAGGAACCAAAGATGGCAAGATTCCCTGAATTCCGATTGGGGGAATTTCACAGGAACCGAAACTTATTATACAGACTGGGGATATCCTTACGGATTTTATTCAGGATTTGGGATGAGTTTTGGATTTGGATCACCTTGGGGATTTGGCGGTTATTATAACCCGTGGAGATTTGGTTACAGTAGTCCTTTCTCCGGATATTACAATCCTTATTACGGCTACTATAATCCTTACTACAGTTACAGTCCTTATGGATACTATTCCCCTTACCAATATGGTTATGGTGGCTACAACAGTTATAATGCACCGCGTTTTAATAATAAAAGAAGTGGCTCTGACGGTTCTGGATTTAGAACTGGTAATACTGCGGTAAGACCGAACAATAATCAAAGTTCTGGCTTTAGAAATGATAATCCGCGATATAACTCTCAGCAGAATAATACACGATATAATTCGCAACAGCAACAGCAAAATAACAATCAACCAAGATATAGAACTTCGCCTCAACCGAATTCAACACCGAGACAAAATAACACGCCGAGACAGGAAGCGCCTACTTATAACCAACCAAGCAGAAATAATTCTGATGGTGGTGGTTTCAGATCCGGGAACTCAGGTGGTGGATTTAACAGTGGATCATCCAGCTCAAGTTCTGGATCTACTAGATCTTCAGGAGGCTTCAGACGATAA
- a CDS encoding ZIP family metal transporter, whose product MIIILLILSVLIGVFLGKFFGDRDRFAKTILIVSAGFLITICLNEVFPEIYSGEHHNIGLWVIGGVLLQMLLENLTKGFEHGHFHHHSDGKNILPLALMIGLFIHAFLEGIPLANERETLSPYLTGILVHNIPISFILGAFLVKNKKFSASAFLIISIFALASPLGLLLGKYFNPNLEVYFLALVGGIFLHISSVIIFESNKHHNVDWKKIGFVTLGVLLAMTSHLFHNH is encoded by the coding sequence ATGATTATTATTTTATTAATTCTCAGTGTTTTAATTGGAGTCTTTCTGGGAAAGTTTTTCGGAGACCGCGACAGGTTTGCTAAGACTATTTTGATCGTAAGTGCCGGCTTTTTAATTACCATTTGTTTGAATGAGGTTTTTCCCGAAATATATTCCGGTGAACATCATAACATTGGACTTTGGGTAATTGGCGGCGTTTTGCTGCAGATGCTTTTAGAAAATCTAACCAAAGGTTTTGAGCACGGGCACTTTCATCATCATTCTGATGGAAAAAACATTCTTCCCTTGGCCTTAATGATTGGGCTTTTTATACACGCTTTTTTAGAAGGAATTCCACTGGCAAATGAACGGGAAACTTTGAGCCCTTATTTAACGGGGATTTTGGTTCATAATATTCCGATCTCTTTTATTTTGGGCGCTTTTTTGGTGAAGAATAAAAAATTCTCAGCTTCGGCTTTTCTAATTATTTCGATTTTTGCGTTGGCGTCGCCTTTAGGTTTACTTTTAGGCAAATATTTTAATCCAAATCTTGAAGTGTATTTTCTGGCTTTGGTAGGCGGAATTTTTCTTCATATTTCATCAGTTATTATTTTCGAGAGCAATAAACATCACAATGTAGACTGGAAAAAAATTGGTTTTGTAACATTAGGCGTTTTGCTCGCAATGACCAGTCATCTTTTTCATAATCATTAA
- a CDS encoding Nramp family divalent metal transporter: MNNQKNPWRREKQSNSLPEVFSSINIPKDAGFWKKLFAFAGPGLMIAVGYMDPGNWATDIAGGAQFGYTLLSVVLISNLFAMILQHLSLKLGIVAERDLAQACRDHFSPTTNFILWILCEIAIAACDLAEVIGSAIALNLLFGIPLTWGVAITIVDVFIILFLQAKGFRVIESIVAGLTFVILGSFAYEIILSKPDIFPLLAGLVPQKEVIANPSMLYIAIGILGATVMPHNLYLHSSIVQTRNYKRNHDGKKEAIKFATIDSTVSLFIAFFINAAILIVAAATFHTTGNHDIADIHDAHEMLTPILGTTFASIFFAIALLASGQNSTLTGTLAGQIVMEGFLNIRLKPWLRRLITRSIAVVPALIVTILYGEKGTTDLLVLSQVILSMQLSFAVVPLIMFTNSKLKMGVFVNKPWLQVLVWIISGIILTLNIILLFQTFTEM, from the coding sequence GTGAACAATCAGAAAAATCCTTGGAGAAGAGAAAAACAATCCAATTCTTTACCGGAAGTTTTTTCTTCTATCAATATTCCAAAGGATGCTGGCTTTTGGAAGAAACTCTTTGCGTTCGCTGGGCCAGGATTAATGATTGCAGTTGGCTATATGGATCCCGGAAACTGGGCTACCGATATTGCAGGAGGCGCACAGTTCGGCTACACCCTACTTTCTGTAGTTTTAATTTCGAATCTCTTTGCGATGATCCTCCAGCATTTATCTTTAAAATTAGGAATTGTTGCAGAACGGGATCTAGCGCAAGCTTGTAGGGACCATTTCAGCCCGACTACGAATTTTATCCTTTGGATTCTCTGTGAAATCGCTATCGCTGCCTGTGATTTGGCAGAAGTTATCGGATCAGCAATCGCTTTGAATTTACTTTTCGGAATTCCATTAACTTGGGGAGTTGCCATCACAATAGTTGATGTTTTCATTATTCTTTTCCTTCAGGCCAAAGGTTTTCGCGTTATCGAAAGTATTGTTGCAGGCTTAACTTTTGTTATTTTGGGAAGTTTTGCGTATGAAATCATTTTAAGTAAACCCGATATTTTCCCACTTCTTGCCGGATTGGTTCCTCAGAAAGAAGTGATTGCCAATCCTTCTATGCTATATATCGCAATCGGAATCCTGGGAGCGACTGTAATGCCACACAACCTATACCTGCACAGCAGTATCGTGCAAACCAGAAATTACAAAAGAAACCACGACGGAAAAAAAGAAGCGATTAAATTCGCCACCATTGACAGTACGGTTTCTTTATTTATAGCATTTTTCATTAATGCAGCAATACTTATTGTTGCCGCTGCAACTTTTCACACCACCGGAAATCATGATATCGCCGACATTCATGATGCTCACGAAATGCTGACACCCATCCTGGGAACTACTTTTGCCAGTATCTTCTTTGCAATAGCTTTATTGGCGTCCGGTCAAAATTCTACTTTAACTGGAACACTGGCCGGACAAATTGTAATGGAAGGTTTCCTCAACATTCGCTTAAAACCTTGGTTAAGAAGATTAATCACCCGCTCGATTGCGGTAGTTCCAGCTTTGATCGTAACGATACTGTATGGTGAGAAAGGAACTACTGACTTACTGGTTTTAAGCCAGGTCATCTTATCGATGCAACTTAGTTTCGCGGTTGTTCCGCTGATCATGTTTACCAATTCTAAATTAAAAATGGGCGTATTTGTAAACAAACCATGGCTTCAGGTATTAGTTTGGATCATCTCGGGAATAATTCTCACTCTTAATATTATTCTGCTCTTTCAGACATTTACTGAAATGTAA